A region of Selenomonadales bacterium 4137-cl DNA encodes the following proteins:
- a CDS encoding radical SAM protein has product MMNRYKALHLFCGSDGRRGMGEGGAGDMRVALIQVDGKLPNLALMKLSAYHKARGDDVILYRNPDDYLLGQDLFYPIDKAYAAVIFDDSVKKRSLRLAKQLAAAGVEVGGTGWSLEKTLPTEIEALPADYDLYGITYGFGFTSRGCIRSCPFCVVPKKEGTIRHVAWPSEIANPKSKALVLLDNNFLASPLWRDKGQQIIDNGYKVDFTQGLDIRLVTDEAADYIAKMKHGRRIHFAFDHISDEQIVRSGIEKLLARGLKGDDLSFYVLTNFNSTHEDDRRRIDILDEYGANPFIMVFDKRKAPEITRRLALWCNKYWSKKACRFEDFDRKAYRQKKRLDYQPGEGEICATS; this is encoded by the coding sequence ATGATGAACCGTTACAAAGCTCTACACCTATTCTGCGGCTCTGACGGCCGGCGGGGTATGGGTGAGGGAGGAGCGGGAGATATGCGCGTCGCTCTCATCCAAGTAGACGGCAAACTGCCTAACCTTGCGCTCATGAAACTGAGCGCATACCACAAGGCCCGCGGCGACGACGTAATCCTCTACCGCAACCCCGACGACTATCTACTCGGCCAAGACCTCTTTTACCCCATCGACAAGGCCTACGCAGCAGTGATTTTCGATGATTCGGTAAAGAAACGCTCACTGCGGCTGGCGAAGCAGCTGGCAGCCGCCGGCGTCGAAGTCGGTGGCACCGGCTGGAGCCTGGAGAAAACCCTGCCGACCGAGATCGAGGCCTTACCCGCAGACTATGACCTCTACGGCATCACCTACGGCTTCGGCTTCACCTCCCGCGGCTGCATCCGCTCCTGCCCCTTCTGCGTCGTCCCCAAGAAGGAAGGCACTATCAGGCACGTCGCCTGGCCGTCCGAGATCGCGAACCCCAAGTCAAAGGCATTGGTGCTGCTCGATAACAACTTCCTTGCCTCGCCGCTGTGGCGCGATAAGGGCCAGCAGATCATCGACAACGGCTACAAGGTGGACTTCACCCAGGGCCTCGACATCCGCCTTGTCACCGACGAAGCCGCCGACTACATAGCCAAAATGAAGCACGGCCGGCGCATCCACTTCGCTTTTGACCACATCAGCGATGAGCAGATCGTCCGTAGCGGGATCGAGAAGCTGTTGGCCAGAGGCCTCAAAGGCGACGACCTCTCCTTCTACGTCCTCACCAATTTCAACAGCACTCACGAAGATGACCGCCGGCGAATCGACATCCTCGACGAATACGGCGCCAACCCCTTCATTATGGTCTTCGACAAGCGGAAAGCGCCGGAGATCACACGGCGCCTGGCACTCTGGTGCAATAAATACTGGTCGAAGAAGGCCTGCCGGTTCGAGGACTTCGACCGCAAGGCATACCGGCAGAAGAAGCGCCTCGATTATCAACCCGGGGAGGGAGAGATATGCGCTACATCATAG
- a CDS encoding RusA family crossover junction endodeoxyribonuclease, whose product MDKAVIIVPGIPPSINRWSRLHWTKQRIIKNEWRIIVWVSAYMAKATKLRLERARVRITYYFATHRRRDKDNYAPKMLMDGLVKAGVLVDDNQDRLDLDWGFAQGSPERTEIVIEEIGRVV is encoded by the coding sequence TTGGATAAGGCAGTGATTATCGTCCCCGGTATCCCGCCGAGTATAAATCGCTGGAGCCGACTTCACTGGACGAAGCAACGGATCATAAAAAACGAGTGGCGGATCATCGTCTGGGTGTCGGCATACATGGCAAAGGCGACTAAATTGCGGCTGGAGCGGGCGAGGGTGCGAATAACTTACTATTTCGCCACACATCGCCGGCGCGATAAAGACAATTATGCGCCGAAGATGCTGATGGACGGGCTGGTCAAAGCCGGGGTGCTGGTGGACGACAACCAGGACAGACTTGACCTTGACTGGGGCTTTGCGCAAGGGAGCCCGGAGCGGACTGAGATTGTGATCGAGGAGATCGGGAGGGTGGTGTGA
- a CDS encoding ASCH domain-containing protein, whose translation MKALTLWEPWASLIALGAKRIETRSWPTNYRGPIAIHAAKSRKFWGLVAQEPFTSAATQPTIFHPGCVIAIADLVACIEMTPQNIAMVDEPERSFGHYEPGRFMWLLANVRRIDPVPATGRQRIWEWEGPINFIA comes from the coding sequence GTGAAAGCACTAACTTTGTGGGAGCCCTGGGCCTCGCTGATCGCCCTGGGCGCGAAGAGGATCGAGACGCGCAGCTGGCCGACGAACTACCGGGGGCCGATCGCGATTCATGCGGCGAAGAGCCGGAAGTTTTGGGGGTTAGTTGCCCAGGAGCCTTTTACTTCGGCGGCGACCCAGCCAACGATATTCCATCCCGGCTGCGTCATCGCCATCGCCGACCTGGTCGCCTGCATCGAAATGACGCCCCAGAACATCGCCATGGTCGACGAGCCCGAGCGCAGCTTCGGCCACTATGAGCCCGGCCGCTTCATGTGGCTGCTGGCGAACGTGCGGCGGATCGACCCGGTACCGGCGACCGGCCGGCAGCGGATATGGGAGTGGGAGGGGCCTATTAACTTCATAGCCTAG
- a CDS encoding GIY-YIG nuclease family protein: MEKSELLALSRPIVKEDLLQSIIYFLFKGDEVVYVGQSKHGVSRVFAHIHQSPGDYKKSFDRFTITPCEESELNNLEAFYVLKFKPKYNKVFPKSDKYVNAFHYLQKSEIDKMIAAGCDYVRIEPGVYMSITDLEHYYAQIKAV; the protein is encoded by the coding sequence ATGGAAAAGTCGGAATTGTTGGCTTTGAGTAGGCCGATTGTCAAAGAAGACCTTTTGCAGAGCATTATTTATTTCCTGTTCAAAGGCGACGAAGTTGTATATGTCGGGCAGTCGAAGCATGGCGTGTCTAGGGTTTTTGCCCATATACACCAATCGCCCGGAGACTATAAAAAGTCGTTTGATAGATTCACGATCACACCTTGTGAAGAGAGCGAATTAAACAATCTTGAAGCGTTCTATGTCTTGAAATTCAAGCCCAAATACAACAAAGTCTTCCCGAAGTCGGACAAGTACGTAAATGCCTTTCACTATCTGCAAAAGAGCGAGATCGACAAGATGATCGCCGCAGGCTGTGACTATGTCAGAATTGAGCCGGGTGTCTACATGTCGATTACTGATCTTGAACATTATTACGCCCAAATCAAGGCAGTGTAG
- a CDS encoding terminase small subunit, which translates to MVASTHTLAERDYILGMSYQAIAEKHNVTINTVKSWKVRYKWERDKPVKGQKKTAHSAHKVKSVHTSEKGAQPPEEELSEQEQLFCYHYVRTWNATQAYLKAGYSCNKAAAKVSACRMLQRPFVRAEVDRLRELFRMDIHVDIQDFLAFCMKVVGADVGDMLTFGQKEVPVIGMYGPIELKDEDTGAKTTLMQTINFVDLADSEQLDTSIIQEVKQGKDGISVKLADKKWAWEQLAKYFDWLPDKWQRSVEDRRLALEERKVAAMEKGTGVGNGPAGVQIVDDIPRR; encoded by the coding sequence ATGGTGGCCAGTACACATACGCTCGCGGAGCGCGACTATATCCTCGGCATGAGCTACCAGGCCATCGCCGAGAAGCACAACGTCACGATAAACACGGTGAAGTCCTGGAAGGTCCGCTATAAGTGGGAGCGGGACAAGCCGGTCAAAGGCCAAAAAAAAACCGCACACAGCGCACACAAAGTAAAAAGTGTGCACACCTCGGAGAAAGGTGCGCAACCCCCCGAGGAGGAGCTGTCCGAACAGGAGCAGCTTTTTTGCTATCATTACGTCCGCACATGGAACGCTACCCAGGCGTATCTCAAGGCCGGATATAGCTGCAACAAGGCTGCTGCAAAGGTATCTGCCTGCCGGATGCTTCAGCGTCCGTTCGTGAGAGCCGAGGTCGACCGGCTGAGGGAACTATTCCGCATGGATATCCACGTCGACATACAAGACTTCCTCGCCTTCTGCATGAAGGTCGTCGGCGCCGATGTTGGCGACATGCTGACCTTCGGGCAGAAGGAAGTGCCGGTCATCGGCATGTATGGCCCGATTGAACTCAAGGACGAGGATACCGGCGCGAAAACCACACTCATGCAGACAATCAACTTCGTCGACCTAGCCGACAGCGAGCAGCTCGACACCTCCATCATCCAGGAGGTCAAGCAGGGAAAAGACGGCATCAGCGTCAAGCTCGCGGATAAGAAGTGGGCATGGGAGCAGCTGGCCAAATACTTCGACTGGCTGCCGGATAAGTGGCAGAGGTCGGTCGAGGATCGACGCCTGGCACTTGAAGAGCGTAAGGTCGCGGCGATGGAGAAAGGTACCGGCGTGGGCAACGGCCCGGCCGGCGTCCAGATCGTCGACGACATCCCGAGGCGGTGA
- a CDS encoding PBSX family phage terminase large subunit, which yields MEVIEQYRLTDIIAPSFYDAHHDIKDGCHVHYWFKGGRGSTKSTFVSAEIILGMMRDPMANALALRKVKDTLKDSVFEQLTWAIEKLGVSDYWHIKYSPLEMTYTPTGQKILFRGADKPKKIKSAKVSKGYFKYVWFEELDEFAGMEEIRLIIQSLMRGGEQFCIFYSYNPPKSVRNWVNEEVAVARPDRLVHHSSYVDVPREWLGVQFILEAEHLKAVNPKAYDHEYGGEVTGTGGEVFANVKLRPITDEEIATFDRIRRGIDWGYAIDPFCYGEMHFDRTHRRLYIYDEIYLVNLSNRKAAEMIKKKNPLNRPITCDSAEPKSIADMKDHGLRVKGARKGPDSVEYGIKFLQDLELIVIDPERCPNTAREFMNYELEKDANGNFKAEFPDKDNHSIDMARYALEDDMKRVRPPMSVY from the coding sequence ATGGAAGTAATCGAGCAGTACCGGCTCACCGACATTATCGCCCCCAGCTTCTACGACGCACACCACGACATCAAGGACGGCTGCCATGTTCATTACTGGTTCAAGGGCGGCCGTGGCAGCACCAAGTCGACCTTCGTCAGCGCCGAGATCATCCTCGGCATGATGCGCGACCCCATGGCAAACGCCCTGGCGCTGCGCAAGGTCAAGGACACGCTCAAAGACAGCGTCTTCGAGCAGTTGACCTGGGCGATAGAGAAGCTGGGTGTTAGCGACTACTGGCATATCAAATACAGCCCGCTGGAGATGACCTACACCCCGACCGGGCAAAAGATACTCTTTCGTGGCGCCGACAAGCCGAAGAAGATAAAGTCGGCCAAGGTGTCCAAGGGCTACTTCAAATACGTCTGGTTCGAAGAGCTCGACGAGTTCGCCGGGATGGAGGAGATTCGCCTGATAATCCAGTCGCTCATGCGCGGCGGCGAACAGTTCTGCATCTTCTACAGCTACAACCCGCCGAAATCGGTGCGCAACTGGGTTAACGAGGAAGTCGCAGTAGCCCGGCCGGACAGGCTGGTGCATCACAGCAGCTACGTCGACGTGCCGAGGGAATGGCTCGGCGTGCAGTTCATCCTCGAGGCTGAGCACCTGAAGGCGGTCAACCCGAAGGCCTACGACCACGAATACGGCGGCGAGGTCACCGGTACCGGCGGCGAGGTGTTCGCGAACGTCAAGCTCAGGCCCATCACCGACGAGGAGATTGCCACCTTTGACAGGATCCGGCGCGGCATTGACTGGGGCTATGCCATCGACCCCTTCTGTTATGGGGAAATGCACTTCGACCGCACGCACCGGCGCCTATATATCTACGACGAGATTTATCTGGTCAATCTCAGCAACCGAAAGGCTGCGGAGATGATCAAGAAGAAAAACCCGCTCAATCGGCCGATCACCTGCGATAGCGCCGAGCCGAAGTCCATCGCCGACATGAAAGACCACGGCCTCCGCGTCAAGGGAGCCCGGAAGGGGCCCGACAGCGTCGAATACGGCATCAAGTTCCTGCAGGACCTCGAGCTTATCGTCATCGACCCGGAGCGCTGCCCAAACACGGCGCGCGAATTCATGAACTATGAGCTGGAGAAGGACGCCAACGGCAACTTCAAGGCCGAATTCCCCGATAAAGACAACCACAGCATCGACATGGCCCGCTACGCGCTCGAGGATGACATGAAGCGCGTCAGACCGCCCATGAGCGTATACTAG
- a CDS encoding phage portal protein, whose product MDPIAKSFAEWLKNEEEARMQYYEKCQAYFDGVHPLKVPEKYRAIIQQAYGIKVNYCAPVVEAPVARLKIEGITCEDKKVSEALTKVWKYNRMDAKATKLHRNAIKKGDAFAQVWPHFPPGSAVPDRYEIKFLSPDNILPIYSTDDAESLTMVRKQWISFDDQGQPVAHKWLFYPDRIERWHCPLNKSVTTMTLNDFARLNWQDGEPDGFPPVLPNPYGYIPIIHFRNREDDNPFGTSELHDAMTIQDGINKLVIDLIRTADFQAFKQRYVVGVEEEEIPVNPESGRRELSSNPGDVWRFPGAAAGDQEVTVGELAEQNPDGILKAINDLVDHLCAVTRTPRTALQESEGTASSGFALSKVEAPLIDKVKEKQTSFGNSYEDINRLLIAQMQYHGDLPKGEIPDTEILWAALEAASPQDKLFDVQRRQILKQNKVISAKQWAIEEGYSEEEIAAMQADIQKDTDDDTAALLGHAFDNNPFGKQDGPGGKQGPNGGNGDGDGE is encoded by the coding sequence TTGGACCCTATCGCCAAATCCTTTGCCGAGTGGCTGAAAAACGAAGAAGAAGCCCGCATGCAGTATTACGAGAAGTGCCAGGCCTACTTCGACGGCGTGCACCCGCTCAAGGTACCGGAGAAATACCGGGCCATTATCCAGCAGGCCTACGGCATCAAGGTCAACTACTGCGCGCCGGTCGTCGAGGCCCCGGTGGCCAGGCTCAAGATCGAGGGTATCACCTGTGAGGACAAGAAGGTGTCCGAGGCGCTGACGAAGGTCTGGAAATACAACCGGATGGACGCCAAGGCCACAAAACTGCACCGCAACGCTATCAAGAAGGGCGACGCTTTCGCCCAGGTATGGCCGCACTTCCCTCCGGGCAGCGCCGTGCCGGACAGGTACGAGATCAAATTCCTCAGCCCTGACAACATCCTGCCGATTTACTCCACCGACGACGCCGAAAGCCTGACGATGGTCCGCAAGCAGTGGATTTCGTTCGACGACCAAGGCCAGCCGGTGGCGCATAAATGGCTGTTTTACCCCGACCGCATCGAGCGCTGGCACTGCCCGCTCAACAAGAGCGTCACCACTATGACGCTCAACGACTTCGCCCGGCTCAACTGGCAAGACGGTGAGCCCGACGGCTTCCCCCCGGTGCTGCCGAACCCTTACGGATACATCCCCATCATCCACTTCCGCAACCGCGAAGACGACAACCCCTTCGGCACCAGCGAGCTCCATGACGCCATGACTATTCAGGACGGCATCAACAAGCTCGTCATCGACCTGATTCGGACGGCCGACTTCCAGGCGTTCAAGCAGCGCTATGTCGTCGGCGTGGAGGAAGAGGAGATCCCGGTCAATCCCGAAAGCGGCCGGCGCGAGCTCTCCAGCAACCCCGGCGACGTGTGGCGCTTCCCCGGCGCCGCCGCCGGCGACCAGGAGGTCACAGTCGGCGAGCTTGCCGAGCAGAATCCTGACGGCATCCTAAAGGCCATCAACGACCTAGTCGACCATCTCTGCGCCGTCACCCGCACGCCGCGCACTGCCCTCCAGGAAAGCGAGGGCACCGCCTCCAGCGGGTTCGCGCTGTCGAAGGTCGAGGCCCCGCTGATCGACAAGGTCAAGGAGAAGCAGACCAGCTTCGGCAACTCCTACGAGGATATCAATCGCCTGCTCATCGCCCAGATGCAGTATCATGGCGACCTTCCGAAGGGCGAGATACCCGACACCGAAATCCTCTGGGCCGCCCTGGAGGCTGCCAGCCCCCAAGACAAGCTCTTCGACGTGCAGCGCCGGCAGATACTGAAGCAGAACAAAGTCATCTCCGCCAAACAATGGGCCATCGAAGAGGGCTACTCCGAGGAGGAGATCGCCGCCATGCAGGCCGACATCCAGAAGGACACCGACGACGACACGGCCGCGCTGCTGGGGCACGCCTTCGACAATAACCCCTTCGGCAAACAGGACGGCCCGGGCGGGAAGCAAGGGCCTAATGGAGGAAATGGCGACGGCGATGGAGAATAA
- a CDS encoding DUF4355 domain-containing protein, with the protein MLIKLYRLFNMPHFDANGGAGGGGDGGGAGGDGGNGGGNGNGGQGNAGGGKTFSQEDVDAIIAKRLARAEKDFATKMEEERKKASLSETEKLKAEKEEADKKGKAAIEAANQRLVTAEAKVQAAALGVHPDKITHVLKLADLSGADVNDKGEVNVKVVKQAIEAVLKDLPELKAGGQGGANLGGNPNFKGTARDMNSFIRRAAGR; encoded by the coding sequence ATGCTCATCAAACTTTATCGACTGTTCAATATGCCCCACTTCGACGCCAATGGTGGCGCCGGCGGAGGGGGAGACGGCGGCGGGGCCGGCGGTGACGGCGGCAACGGCGGCGGTAATGGTAACGGCGGCCAAGGAAACGCCGGCGGAGGCAAGACCTTCAGCCAGGAAGATGTCGACGCGATCATCGCCAAGCGGCTGGCCAGGGCCGAAAAAGACTTCGCCACCAAGATGGAGGAGGAGCGCAAAAAGGCCAGCCTTAGCGAGACCGAAAAGCTCAAAGCCGAAAAAGAAGAGGCCGACAAGAAGGGCAAGGCTGCCATCGAGGCGGCCAATCAGCGGCTTGTCACTGCTGAGGCTAAGGTCCAGGCGGCGGCGCTCGGCGTCCATCCGGACAAGATCACCCACGTCCTTAAACTGGCCGACCTTTCCGGCGCCGACGTCAACGACAAGGGCGAGGTCAACGTCAAAGTGGTCAAACAGGCCATCGAGGCCGTACTCAAAGACCTGCCGGAACTCAAAGCCGGCGGCCAGGGCGGGGCAAACCTGGGCGGCAACCCGAACTTCAAGGGCACCGCCCGAGACATGAACAGCTTTATCAGACGCGCCGCAGGGCGCTAA
- a CDS encoding phage major capsid protein, with amino-acid sequence MSKFKFDMQLFAYNDKIARTDVNIPEEVSKEILQDIPKASLMMQLMRKLPNMARGVAKLPVLSTLPNAYFVNPTDTGHKQTTKQAWENVSITAEEIACIVPIPEAVLDDADYDIWGEVKPRIVEAFGALFDAAVMFGTNKPASWPNGIVTQAIAAGHTVTIGTGDDIADDIGGDGGVMSLIEADGFSVNGFAAASTVKAKLRGLRASTGELIFQPSLQAGTPSTLYGSPIVYDENGAWNDAVALMVAGDFRQALYAIRQDMTYKILDQAVITDADGVIQYNLAQQDMVALRCVMRLGWVLPNPVTRKNTNKATRCAFGVLAP; translated from the coding sequence ATGTCCAAATTCAAGTTCGACATGCAGCTTTTCGCCTACAACGACAAAATCGCCCGCACCGATGTCAACATCCCGGAGGAGGTATCCAAGGAGATCCTCCAGGACATCCCCAAAGCATCGCTGATGATGCAGCTGATGCGCAAGCTGCCGAACATGGCCCGCGGCGTGGCCAAACTGCCGGTGCTGTCCACCCTGCCCAACGCCTACTTCGTGAACCCGACCGACACCGGCCACAAGCAGACCACCAAACAAGCGTGGGAAAATGTCTCGATCACCGCCGAAGAGATAGCCTGCATCGTCCCCATCCCCGAGGCGGTCCTCGACGACGCCGACTACGACATCTGGGGCGAAGTCAAGCCCCGCATCGTCGAAGCCTTCGGCGCGCTGTTCGACGCTGCCGTCATGTTCGGCACCAACAAGCCGGCCAGCTGGCCGAACGGCATCGTCACTCAGGCCATCGCCGCCGGCCATACCGTCACCATCGGCACCGGCGACGACATCGCTGACGACATCGGCGGCGACGGCGGTGTAATGTCGCTGATTGAGGCCGACGGCTTCTCCGTCAACGGCTTTGCCGCAGCTTCCACCGTCAAAGCGAAACTGCGCGGCCTGCGCGCGAGCACCGGCGAGCTCATCTTCCAGCCCAGCCTGCAGGCGGGGACTCCGTCCACCCTGTACGGCTCGCCCATCGTCTACGACGAAAACGGCGCCTGGAACGACGCTGTCGCCCTGATGGTCGCCGGCGACTTCCGTCAGGCTCTGTACGCCATCCGCCAGGACATGACGTACAAGATCCTCGACCAGGCCGTCATCACCGACGCCGACGGCGTCATCCAGTACAACCTCGCGCAGCAGGACATGGTAGCCCTCCGCTGCGTCATGCGCCTCGGCTGGGTGCTGCCGAACCCGGTCACCCGGAAGAACACCAACAAGGCCACCCGTTGCGCCTTCGGCGTACTCGCTCCCTGA
- a CDS encoding HK97 gp10 family phage protein, with the protein MPDVEVKVEGFSDLLRNIKAFGSAAEAGAVAAMATVTGEIAEYAQANHSFQNRTGNLEASIHPLPVEKEGEQIVGAVKAGMEYAAHVEFGTSRSAPYPYLVPAVEANKQNLLDTTAAALKRAEHVVEVRK; encoded by the coding sequence ATGCCCGATGTAGAGGTCAAAGTCGAAGGCTTCAGCGACCTGCTGCGCAACATCAAAGCATTCGGCAGCGCTGCCGAGGCTGGCGCCGTGGCCGCCATGGCCACCGTGACCGGGGAGATCGCCGAATACGCACAGGCCAACCACTCCTTCCAGAACCGGACCGGCAACCTCGAGGCGTCAATCCACCCGCTTCCGGTGGAGAAGGAAGGGGAGCAGATCGTCGGCGCCGTCAAGGCGGGCATGGAGTACGCTGCACACGTCGAGTTCGGCACGTCCCGCAGCGCGCCGTATCCGTATCTGGTACCGGCGGTCGAGGCCAATAAGCAGAACCTGCTCGATACGACAGCCGCCGCGCTGAAGCGGGCCGAGCATGTGGTGGAGGTGCGGAAGTGA
- a CDS encoding phage tail tape measure protein, whose product MADTEVGSLIVRVRTDLTDTLKQLDAFDKQAKTTESGVTKAMGKVSTALTAGSAALGVFAAAAVKNAMAWGTAVDDLSDKTGLAGEKASELLVVAQRVNIGTEEASMMFARLARSAYTAAQAQESLTAENRTTVDAFTALNIAVTNADGTMKDTATLFGEVKDKIADMPDGLQKTALEMELFGRSGAKMHDLLNMSSQEMQEVTKQARAMGLILSTEQAAAWERFEREINTAKQSMAAVGISIGNTMLPSLKSLLDMVTAATRAFIGWSDANKGLSDGLIQLAAGAGTALVAVRGLALLAGAAVSPWVALAAAIAGATIAITNFSNKNVDWVLGPDGTMVPIPKGLSSPSQGMGDLRQSTRAGDYANPAAGGGPPIAGTGGAGDTKTALQEYLDQMNKVLQVEEQRYQLTGDAEAYKQVLLAQYDGLENVVAGTDEVIDKESALNSLKLRAIDLVNEEARAQRQADDAIQRSLEERRQGAERLFEEQKKQVVDLVKEQIDAAKKTQNAWQDVFVGILSGDGFSNIGRTLQREAATWLVKGESPLFGSRNKKEPASVEGFTDEQNKALNGFLGTINAGTSAMTILNGITTILGMTTKPAEAATTAAATGAKAAETGTVISSAAAKTAETAATVTATASIVAMTTAAVAATAAMAAMAASGGGSFLFGLFEKGGIVPSAARGMITPNVPGGIPAILHKKEMVLPSQISDFIMNTMADVNQAKRRRAGDINIIVNEAKNMNVDQLARKLGRKINNRL is encoded by the coding sequence ATGGCTGATACCGAAGTTGGCAGCTTGATAGTCCGAGTAAGGACCGACCTTACCGACACGTTGAAGCAGCTCGACGCATTCGATAAACAGGCGAAAACGACCGAATCCGGCGTCACAAAGGCCATGGGCAAGGTCAGCACCGCGCTCACCGCCGGTTCGGCGGCCTTAGGTGTATTCGCCGCCGCCGCGGTAAAAAATGCCATGGCATGGGGCACGGCCGTCGACGACCTGAGCGATAAAACCGGCCTTGCCGGCGAGAAGGCCAGCGAACTGCTTGTCGTTGCCCAGCGCGTCAACATCGGCACCGAAGAGGCGAGCATGATGTTCGCCCGCCTTGCCCGCAGTGCCTATACAGCCGCTCAGGCGCAGGAATCACTGACAGCCGAAAACAGAACCACGGTCGATGCGTTCACCGCGCTGAATATCGCCGTCACCAACGCCGACGGCACCATGAAAGATACCGCAACGCTGTTCGGCGAGGTCAAGGATAAAATCGCCGACATGCCTGACGGCCTACAAAAGACAGCGCTGGAGATGGAGCTTTTCGGCCGCTCCGGGGCAAAGATGCACGACCTGCTGAATATGTCCAGCCAGGAAATGCAGGAGGTCACCAAACAGGCCCGCGCCATGGGACTTATCCTGTCCACCGAGCAGGCGGCGGCGTGGGAGCGTTTCGAGCGCGAGATCAACACCGCCAAGCAAAGCATGGCGGCCGTCGGAATCAGCATTGGCAACACTATGCTGCCATCGTTGAAAAGCCTGCTGGACATGGTAACAGCCGCAACAAGGGCTTTTATCGGATGGTCGGATGCCAACAAAGGTCTTTCCGACGGGCTTATCCAACTTGCGGCCGGCGCCGGGACGGCCTTGGTAGCGGTCAGGGGGCTTGCTCTCCTCGCGGGCGCGGCTGTAAGCCCATGGGTAGCACTCGCCGCAGCAATCGCCGGAGCCACCATCGCCATCACCAACTTTTCCAACAAGAACGTCGACTGGGTTCTCGGCCCGGACGGCACAATGGTCCCGATTCCGAAAGGTCTTTCCTCGCCTAGCCAGGGCATGGGCGACCTGCGTCAATCCACCCGGGCAGGTGATTATGCGAATCCAGCCGCGGGCGGCGGCCCTCCGATAGCCGGCACTGGCGGCGCCGGCGACACCAAGACCGCGCTACAGGAATACCTCGACCAGATGAACAAGGTCCTGCAGGTCGAGGAGCAGCGCTACCAACTGACCGGCGACGCCGAGGCATACAAGCAGGTGTTGCTCGCACAATATGACGGCCTGGAGAATGTGGTCGCCGGTACCGACGAAGTCATTGACAAGGAAAGCGCCCTGAACTCGCTCAAACTCCGCGCCATCGACCTCGTGAACGAGGAAGCCCGGGCGCAGCGCCAGGCCGACGACGCCATCCAGCGAAGCCTTGAGGAGCGCCGCCAGGGAGCTGAGCGACTATTCGAGGAACAGAAGAAGCAGGTTGTCGACCTTGTCAAAGAGCAAATCGACGCCGCCAAGAAAACGCAGAACGCCTGGCAGGATGTCTTTGTCGGCATCCTTTCCGGCGACGGGTTCAGTAACATAGGCCGCACCCTACAGCGCGAAGCCGCCACGTGGCTGGTCAAGGGCGAATCTCCCTTGTTCGGCAGCCGGAACAAGAAGGAGCCGGCCAGCGTCGAAGGCTTCACCGACGAGCAGAACAAGGCGCTGAATGGCTTCCTTGGGACCATCAACGCAGGCACCAGCGCCATGACTATTCTGAATGGTATCACCACCATCCTCGGCATGACCACAAAACCGGCCGAGGCGGCGACGACGGCGGCGGCTACCGGCGCAAAGGCGGCGGAAACAGGCACTGTTATATCTTCCGCGGCTGCGAAAACGGCCGAAACAGCGGCCACTGTGACGGCAACAGCGTCCATTGTTGCGATGACAACTGCGGCGGTTGCTGCTACGGCGGCTATGGCGGCGATGGCGGCTTCCGGTGGCGGGAGTTTTCTATTCGGGCTCTTTGAGAAGGGCGGCATCGTCCCTTCGGCGGCTCGCGGCATGATAACTCCGAACGTACCCGGCGGCATCCCGGCGATACTGCATAAAAAGGAAATGGTGCTGCCGTCCCAGATCAGCGACTTTATCATGAACACCATGGCCGACGTCAACCAGGCAAAACGGCGCCGGGCGGGAGACATCAATATTATCGTCAACGAAGCCAAAAACATGAACGTCGACCAGTTGGCGCGAAAGCTCGGCCGCAAGATCAACAATAGGCTGTAG